One Catalinimonas alkaloidigena DNA window includes the following coding sequences:
- a CDS encoding M1 family metallopeptidase, protein MPPHVSIHAWLRSVGFAGIAGAFLSSCSVTSTSTTSMSTPVVSPSPDSHTFARPTEAVVRHLDLTLSVRFEEKKLIGKAVYDIVNQTGTDAIFFDTQQLNVEHVTIGAPEVATEFSLEPEDATLGRALKVKILPDTRRVTLYYQTTPDAAALQWLSPAQTAGKEHPFLFTQGQAILTRSWIPVQDSPGIRFTYNAHLKVPEALMAVMSAVNPTERSSTGEYHFHMPQPVPAYLIALAVGNLVFEPISERTGVYAEPETIEKAAYEFAELPHMLEAAETLYGPYEWERYDLLVLPPSFPFGGMENPRLTFATPTILAGDRSLTSLVAHELAHSWSGNLVTNATWNDFWLNEGFTVYFERRIIEALYGSDYAAMLEALGWQDLQHTVAELGTESADTQLKLALEGRNPDDGMNDIAYEKGYFLLRLLEEHVGRDRFDAFLRQYFADHKFQTMDTERFITYLQEHFLEAGAFDSLQVNQWIYGVGIPKNATKIDAAKFAEVDNFLHLWISGGVINKNATKDWSSHEWLHFIRQLPREVTSEQMAALDNAFHFTQSGNAEIQAAWYELAIRHQYTPAYNAVEAFLTEVGRRKFLVPLYKAFKETGQLSRARAIYQQARPGYHYVSQATLDQLLKS, encoded by the coding sequence ATGCCACCACATGTTTCGATCCACGCCTGGTTACGCTCGGTAGGATTCGCAGGAATCGCCGGTGCGTTTCTGTCGTCGTGTAGCGTCACGTCTACTTCTACTACTTCCATGTCTACTCCCGTTGTCTCCCCTTCGCCCGATTCTCATACATTTGCCCGACCGACCGAGGCTGTGGTTCGTCACCTGGACCTGACGCTTTCGGTACGCTTCGAAGAGAAAAAACTGATCGGAAAAGCCGTCTACGATATAGTGAACCAGACCGGTACCGATGCCATTTTCTTCGATACGCAACAGCTGAACGTGGAGCATGTCACGATCGGAGCCCCCGAAGTGGCCACCGAGTTCAGCCTGGAGCCGGAGGACGCTACGCTAGGGCGCGCCCTGAAGGTGAAAATTTTACCTGACACCCGCCGCGTCACTCTCTACTACCAGACCACCCCTGACGCCGCGGCGCTGCAATGGCTTTCGCCGGCACAAACGGCCGGAAAAGAGCATCCGTTTCTGTTTACCCAGGGGCAAGCCATCCTGACCCGTTCGTGGATTCCGGTACAGGACAGTCCCGGTATCCGCTTTACGTACAATGCTCACCTGAAAGTGCCTGAAGCCCTGATGGCCGTGATGAGCGCCGTGAACCCCACCGAACGCAGCAGTACCGGTGAGTACCACTTCCACATGCCACAGCCCGTTCCGGCTTACCTGATCGCTCTGGCGGTGGGCAATTTGGTATTCGAACCGATCAGCGAGCGTACAGGCGTCTATGCCGAGCCGGAAACCATCGAAAAGGCAGCGTATGAGTTCGCAGAACTCCCCCACATGTTGGAGGCTGCAGAAACGCTCTATGGGCCTTACGAATGGGAACGCTACGACCTGCTGGTGCTGCCGCCCAGCTTCCCTTTTGGCGGCATGGAGAATCCGCGCCTGACGTTCGCTACCCCGACCATTCTGGCAGGCGATCGTTCCCTAACGAGCCTCGTGGCGCACGAACTGGCCCATTCGTGGTCGGGCAATCTGGTGACCAACGCGACCTGGAACGATTTCTGGCTGAACGAAGGGTTTACGGTCTATTTTGAGCGACGCATCATTGAAGCGCTGTACGGTTCGGATTACGCCGCCATGCTGGAGGCACTCGGTTGGCAGGATCTGCAACATACCGTAGCTGAGCTGGGGACGGAAAGTGCCGATACGCAGTTGAAGTTAGCGTTAGAAGGACGCAATCCGGATGACGGGATGAACGACATTGCCTACGAAAAAGGGTATTTCCTGCTACGCCTGCTGGAAGAGCACGTCGGACGCGACCGGTTTGATGCTTTTCTACGGCAGTATTTCGCCGATCATAAATTCCAGACGATGGATACGGAGCGGTTTATTACTTACCTGCAGGAACATTTTTTAGAAGCGGGCGCTTTCGATTCGTTGCAGGTAAATCAGTGGATTTATGGGGTGGGGATTCCGAAAAACGCTACGAAAATAGATGCTGCCAAGTTTGCAGAAGTGGATAACTTTCTGCATTTGTGGATAAGTGGCGGGGTTATCAACAAAAATGCCACAAAAGATTGGTCTTCGCACGAATGGCTCCATTTTATCCGACAATTGCCCCGCGAGGTAACATCGGAACAAATGGCGGCACTCGACAACGCGTTTCACTTTACCCAATCGGGCAATGCCGAAATTCAGGCAGCCTGGTACGAGTTGGCCATCCGCCACCAGTATACACCCGCTTACAATGCCGTCGAGGCGTTTCTGACCGAAGTGGGCCGTCGGAAGTTTCTCGTCCCCCTTTACAAGGCGTTTAAGGAAACCGGTCAACTCTCCCGCGCCCGTGCCATTTACCAGCAGGCCCGCCCCGGTTACCATTACGTGTCGCAGGCCACCCTGGACCAATTGCTGAAGTCATAA
- a CDS encoding SurA N-terminal domain-containing protein, whose amino-acid sequence MSIIQTLRDKSWIAVVFVLIAMVAFILGDLFGPNSMLLGNNKQLVGEIAGEDVTLQEYQAKVDELTRNMAIQNGGTPPSEAQMPAIREQAWNQLIFEKAYQKQFEALGLEVTADEQYDMVQGNNIHPWVRQSFSDPETGEFDGERIRTFLSALKAGQVPPEQQMMWLNFESQLIPNRLQTKYENLLTSTNYITKAEAQREYQKQSAKASLRYVYVPYRSVADSTIQVSDSDLNAYLKAHASEFKQEDTRTFDYVVFPLSASKEDSAAVYRELAQLKEEFKQAVNDSVFAVNNSDVSVAPRLVMPSELPTELADASFTLQTGEVYGPFTNGNALALYKIGETDETGESYVRASHILIKPAADTDADKQLAKKEARRILGEIKGGASFAEMARQYGTDGTATRGGDLGWFGKGRMVKPFEDAVFAKQGTGLLNDVVETNFGYHIIEVTQPQDSKRYKLYTVQRELEASEGSREQVYREASRFAGTATGAEAFDRLQEENPAVNRFTASRIQKNAQYVNNISGRGARDMIRWAFNDAQVGDVSGVFEADDQYIVAVLTGKTEAGTPALADVRSEVESEVIKEKKAEQIKARLKEISEKDLDAIAKAYGSGATVNSANDVTLGSGSLPGIGVDPLLLGAAFALEPNNVSQPVAGDNGVAILEVTSKEPAAEIADYNTYKGEVEQRLGSRTQYAVSQVIREKSDIEDERVKYF is encoded by the coding sequence ATGTCAATTATTCAAACGCTTCGCGATAAGTCGTGGATTGCGGTCGTTTTCGTGCTGATTGCCATGGTGGCCTTCATCCTTGGCGACCTGTTCGGCCCGAATTCCATGCTACTGGGCAACAACAAGCAGCTGGTAGGCGAAATCGCCGGCGAGGACGTCACGTTGCAGGAGTATCAGGCGAAAGTCGACGAACTTACCCGCAACATGGCGATCCAGAACGGAGGGACGCCGCCGTCGGAAGCTCAAATGCCCGCCATCCGCGAGCAAGCCTGGAACCAGCTGATCTTCGAAAAAGCGTACCAGAAGCAGTTCGAAGCGCTGGGGCTGGAAGTCACTGCCGACGAGCAGTACGACATGGTGCAGGGCAATAACATCCACCCCTGGGTCCGCCAGTCGTTCTCCGATCCCGAAACCGGCGAATTTGACGGGGAGCGTATTCGTACCTTCCTCTCGGCCCTGAAAGCGGGACAAGTTCCACCAGAACAGCAGATGATGTGGCTCAATTTCGAGAGCCAGTTGATTCCGAACCGCCTCCAGACGAAGTACGAAAACCTGCTGACCTCCACCAACTACATCACCAAAGCAGAAGCGCAGCGCGAGTACCAGAAGCAAAGCGCCAAAGCCAGCCTGCGGTACGTGTACGTGCCGTACCGTTCGGTGGCCGATTCTACCATCCAGGTATCGGACAGTGATCTGAATGCTTACCTGAAAGCTCACGCTTCGGAGTTCAAGCAGGAAGACACCCGCACCTTCGATTACGTCGTGTTCCCACTTTCGGCTTCGAAAGAAGACAGCGCCGCGGTGTACCGCGAACTCGCCCAACTGAAAGAAGAATTCAAGCAGGCCGTAAACGACTCAGTATTTGCCGTTAATAACTCTGATGTCTCGGTAGCACCTCGTCTGGTCATGCCGTCGGAATTACCGACCGAACTGGCCGACGCCAGCTTCACGCTACAGACTGGCGAAGTGTACGGACCGTTCACCAACGGCAACGCACTGGCCCTCTATAAGATTGGCGAAACCGACGAAACAGGCGAGTCTTACGTACGCGCCAGCCACATCCTGATTAAACCTGCCGCCGATACCGATGCGGATAAGCAACTCGCCAAGAAGGAAGCACGCCGCATCCTGGGCGAAATCAAAGGCGGTGCTTCGTTTGCAGAGATGGCCCGCCAGTACGGCACCGACGGCACCGCCACGCGGGGCGGCGATCTGGGCTGGTTTGGCAAAGGACGCATGGTGAAGCCTTTCGAAGATGCGGTTTTCGCCAAGCAGGGCACCGGTCTGTTGAACGACGTGGTCGAAACCAACTTCGGCTACCACATCATTGAAGTAACCCAGCCGCAGGACAGCAAACGTTACAAGCTTTACACCGTGCAGCGCGAACTGGAAGCGAGCGAAGGGTCGCGCGAACAAGTGTATCGCGAGGCCAGCCGCTTTGCCGGTACGGCCACCGGTGCCGAAGCGTTCGATCGTTTGCAGGAGGAGAATCCTGCGGTCAACCGTTTCACCGCTTCCCGGATTCAGAAAAACGCCCAGTACGTTAACAACATCAGTGGACGCGGCGCCCGCGACATGATCCGCTGGGCGTTCAACGACGCGCAAGTGGGCGATGTATCGGGTGTGTTCGAAGCGGACGACCAGTACATTGTCGCCGTGCTGACCGGCAAAACCGAAGCCGGAACCCCTGCGCTGGCCGATGTGCGTAGCGAAGTGGAAAGCGAGGTCATCAAAGAGAAGAAAGCCGAACAGATCAAAGCCCGTCTGAAAGAGATTTCGGAGAAAGACCTGGATGCTATCGCGAAGGCATATGGCAGCGGTGCTACGGTGAACTCGGCCAACGACGTGACGCTGGGATCAGGTTCTCTGCCCGGCATCGGCGTCGATCCGCTTCTGTTGGGCGCGGCTTTTGCCCTGGAGCCCAACAACGTGTCGCAACCGGTTGCCGGTGACAACGGCGTCGCCATTCTGGAAGTGACGTCCAAAGAGCCCGCGGCCGAAATTGCTGACTACAACACGTACAAAGGCGAAGTAGAACAGCGGCTCGGCAGCCGGACCCAATACGCGGTTTCGCAAGTGATTCGCGAAAAATCGGACATTGAAGACGAGCGCGTCAAATATTTTTAA
- a CDS encoding hemolysin family protein, producing the protein MEYVQFLLIALFLLLSAFFSGIEIAFVSSNKLVIELQRKRGTLAGYILSYFVAHPSRFIAAMLIGNTIAISAYGIVMAAVLNPWLEPVLNNDIGVLLLQTIISTLIVLPVAEFLPKSLFMINPNRMLSALVVPLAIIYGIMYLFVFLIVNLARLVIEHLFRMKYSEDRPVFGITDVNNYIQNTITTPQQEEDAEINARIFSNAVEFKSLRVRECMIPRTDIVAIDKEDGLEELKQVFMESGHSRIPVYKENIDDIVGFCHSSALFKKPQTLEEIISPIIIVPETLHAKELLVQFISEHKSIALVVDEFGGTSGLVTIEDVMEEIFGEIQDEHDEEDWVEQKIDAHTYLLSARHEVDYLNEKYQWNIPEGDYETLGGYIISIEEDLPKVGEVIDAQPFRFTITSMQDARIDTVQVTVLTPQEED; encoded by the coding sequence ATGGAATACGTTCAATTCCTGCTCATTGCACTCTTCCTGCTGCTTTCCGCGTTCTTTTCAGGAATCGAGATTGCCTTCGTTTCTTCCAACAAACTGGTCATCGAACTGCAGCGGAAGCGCGGCACGCTGGCCGGCTACATCCTGTCCTACTTCGTAGCCCACCCCTCCCGGTTCATTGCCGCCATGCTGATTGGCAACACCATCGCCATCAGTGCGTACGGCATCGTGATGGCCGCGGTGCTCAATCCCTGGCTAGAACCGGTGCTCAATAACGACATCGGTGTTCTGCTGTTGCAAACCATCATCTCGACGTTGATCGTCCTGCCCGTTGCCGAGTTTCTGCCCAAGAGCCTGTTCATGATCAACCCGAACCGGATGTTGTCGGCCCTGGTGGTCCCGCTGGCGATTATCTACGGCATTATGTACCTGTTCGTGTTTCTGATCGTGAACCTGGCGCGGCTGGTCATCGAACACCTGTTCCGCATGAAGTATTCGGAAGATCGGCCCGTATTCGGCATTACGGACGTCAATAATTACATCCAGAATACCATCACCACCCCGCAACAGGAAGAAGACGCCGAGATCAACGCCCGTATCTTCAGCAATGCGGTGGAATTCAAATCGTTACGCGTGCGGGAGTGTATGATTCCCCGCACCGACATCGTGGCGATTGATAAAGAAGATGGCCTGGAGGAACTGAAGCAGGTGTTTATGGAAAGCGGCCACTCGCGCATCCCGGTTTACAAGGAAAACATCGACGACATTGTAGGATTCTGCCACTCGTCGGCGCTTTTCAAAAAGCCGCAAACCCTGGAAGAAATCATCTCTCCGATCATTATCGTGCCCGAAACCTTACATGCCAAAGAGTTGCTGGTGCAGTTCATCAGCGAACACAAAAGCATTGCTCTGGTGGTGGATGAATTTGGCGGTACGTCCGGGCTGGTGACGATTGAGGACGTGATGGAAGAAATTTTCGGAGAAATTCAGGACGAACACGACGAAGAAGACTGGGTAGAACAGAAGATCGATGCCCATACCTATCTGCTCAGCGCACGCCACGAAGTCGACTACCTGAACGAAAAATACCAGTGGAACATCCCCGAGGGCGACTACGAAACGCTGGGGGGGTACATCATTTCCATCGAAGAAGACCTCCCCAAGGTTGGCGAGGTTATTGATGCTCAGCCCTTTAGGTTCACGATCACGTCCATGCAGGACGCACGGATCGATACCGTTCAGGTGACAGTTCTTACGCCACAAGAGGAAGATTAA
- the lptC gene encoding LPS export ABC transporter periplasmic protein LptC — protein sequence MSKLLSGWSVWLMIGGTLVACQDNSPSLQAMQVYEGPRFEAENIETLYSDSAQLRMRMEAPLQQEFQSGDQDFPRGIYIEFFSPEGEKTSTLRADSAHMEKATSLYKAYGNVIVINLEKHETLKTEELFWNQREDKIYTDKFVRIETPKEILLGEGLVTNQRFSPYKIQKLRGTIAVPDEE from the coding sequence ATGTCCAAATTACTATCCGGGTGGTCTGTGTGGTTGATGATCGGAGGCACGCTGGTGGCCTGTCAGGACAATAGCCCTTCGTTACAGGCGATGCAGGTATACGAAGGCCCCCGCTTCGAAGCCGAGAACATCGAAACCCTGTACAGTGACTCGGCGCAGCTTCGGATGCGGATGGAAGCGCCACTGCAACAGGAGTTCCAGAGCGGCGATCAGGATTTTCCTCGCGGGATTTACATCGAATTTTTCAGCCCCGAGGGCGAAAAAACCTCTACCCTCCGGGCCGATTCGGCCCATATGGAAAAAGCTACCTCGCTGTACAAAGCCTACGGCAACGTAATTGTGATCAATCTGGAGAAACACGAAACCCTGAAAACCGAGGAGTTGTTCTGGAACCAACGCGAGGATAAAATTTATACCGATAAATTTGTGCGGATCGAAACGCCAAAAGAAATCCTGCTCGGCGAAGGGCTTGTGACCAACCAGCGTTTCTCTCCGTACAAAATCCAAAAACTGCGCGGTACCATTGCCGTGCCCGACGAAGAATGA
- a CDS encoding tetratricopeptide repeat protein codes for MRKLALALLFLFSCSSLVMAQDWGDNPDQARLEYVQLKDLTAAKDYAAAKPHFLWLWQHAPKLGKLIYIKGNQIYEGLADAATDATKKAALQDTALMLYDVRVQYGDAEADMMNRKGLKAYTYLKDRSDKQQELYQLYKKIFDLNKNDVYVQNAIPFMQLTCNEKNAGRLTDEDVLANYDQISAAYEAGASGQYKDSWEQVKEITDGLLAGCVNIDCEFVKNNFGPKLKENPSDAVLAKKIASLMYTGKCTDDPLFLEAAIILNKAEPTFGWSKTIGRILRSNKEYDKAMEYYNQAAELADDNTKKGDVLLEVAQLQSDLGQRQSARSTALKAASADPSKKAPANELIGDLYFNSYNDCSGGNPVEKRLVFIAAYEKYQAAGASRKMSTAKAQFPSASEIFTQGYEKGQKMNTGCWIGETVTLQTRPSDN; via the coding sequence ATGAGAAAATTAGCACTTGCACTCCTGTTTCTTTTCAGCTGCAGCAGCCTGGTGATGGCCCAAGATTGGGGCGACAACCCTGATCAGGCGCGTCTTGAGTATGTTCAACTGAAAGATTTAACCGCGGCGAAAGATTATGCAGCCGCCAAGCCTCATTTCCTCTGGCTGTGGCAACATGCCCCCAAACTGGGCAAGCTGATCTACATCAAAGGCAACCAGATTTACGAAGGGTTGGCCGATGCCGCTACCGATGCTACCAAAAAAGCCGCTTTGCAAGACACAGCCCTGATGCTGTACGACGTTCGCGTTCAGTACGGTGATGCAGAAGCCGACATGATGAACCGCAAGGGGCTGAAAGCCTATACGTACCTCAAAGATCGCTCTGACAAACAGCAGGAGCTGTACCAGTTATACAAAAAGATTTTCGATCTGAATAAGAACGATGTCTACGTACAGAACGCCATTCCGTTTATGCAACTGACCTGCAACGAGAAAAATGCAGGGCGCCTCACTGACGAAGACGTACTGGCCAACTACGATCAGATTTCAGCCGCTTACGAAGCAGGTGCTTCGGGTCAGTACAAAGACTCGTGGGAGCAGGTAAAGGAGATTACCGATGGTCTGCTGGCCGGTTGCGTCAACATCGACTGTGAGTTCGTTAAGAACAACTTCGGTCCGAAACTGAAAGAAAACCCGTCGGACGCGGTGTTGGCAAAGAAAATTGCCAGCCTGATGTATACGGGTAAGTGCACGGATGATCCCCTGTTCCTGGAAGCCGCCATTATCCTCAATAAAGCGGAACCTACGTTCGGTTGGTCTAAGACAATCGGCCGCATCTTGCGGAGCAACAAGGAGTATGACAAGGCGATGGAATACTACAATCAAGCCGCCGAACTGGCGGACGATAACACCAAGAAAGGTGACGTTCTGCTGGAAGTAGCTCAGCTGCAAAGTGACCTGGGACAGCGCCAGTCGGCACGCTCCACTGCCCTGAAAGCGGCTTCGGCCGATCCCAGCAAAAAAGCTCCTGCCAATGAACTGATCGGTGACCTGTACTTCAACAGCTACAACGATTGTTCTGGAGGAAACCCGGTTGAGAAGCGTCTGGTCTTCATCGCGGCCTACGAGAAATACCAGGCCGCCGGTGCCAGCCGCAAGATGAGCACAGCCAAGGCCCAGTTCCCTTCGGCTTCCGAAATCTTCACGCAGGGTTACGAAAAAGGACAGAAGATGAACACGGGTTGCTGGATTGGCGAAACCGTCACGCTGCAAACCCGTCCTTCCGATAACTAA
- a CDS encoding penicillin-binding protein 1A encodes MAAYFQHTFQRKSIRILWVSAAVALVLPLVFLWAIEINALHLFGPMPGMAKLENPKIAVPSYVFTSDGQLLGKYFRENRSPVEFSDLPPHLIEALLATEDIRYREHSGIDPEALGSVVYYSLKGKNRGGSTITQQLTKNLYRTRGEEEQGYLSSVSGLGTLIYKLKEWILSVKIERAYTKEEILTMYLNTVAFGSEAYGVKTAAKTYFSKSLDSLTVEEAATLVGLLKATTTYNPLIHPDRSRERRNVVLAQMAKYGYLSAAEADSLQALPLVVEPTLERVADGPSGYYRHALQQNLEAWCEENGYDLYTDGLMIYTTLDSRVQAHAEAAVKKRMSQLQGVFNEHWRGQNPWIDGRKREIPNFIEQAAQRTKTYKYLAESLKGDSVAIWRAMNEPHPMRIFTWNGEVDTTLSTLDSLRYYKKLLHTGFMAMDPYNGHIKAWVGGIDYGHFQYDHVQQAKRQPGSTFKPFVYAAALEEGYSPCDRFVDQPVTVRYLENGEKKAWSPRNADWVFSGRSMSLRWAMAKSVNSITAQLTEKIGWDTVADYARRMGIDSPLEEVPSIGLGSSDVSVYEMVGAYGTFVNGGVWTQPILLARIEDRHGNLIHEFVAPRRRAISEETAYLMTYMLRGTLEEPEGTAQGLWAYDVHRGNQIGGKTGTSSNYSDGWFISVTKDLIAGTWVGAEDRSVHFRTSSLGEGGKTALPLVGEFLEQVYDDDSLGYAFGKFNKPEAEIKKQYQCPTIIPEPIDIAIDSVVIEAKRVQPLPLGPTQAKAEPALPVVGGIRSIVQTEGNRAVRNQE; translated from the coding sequence GTGGCTGCTTACTTTCAACATACTTTCCAGCGGAAATCGATTCGTATTCTGTGGGTTAGCGCCGCCGTAGCGCTGGTCTTGCCCCTGGTTTTCCTGTGGGCCATCGAAATCAACGCCTTGCACCTGTTTGGTCCAATGCCGGGCATGGCCAAGCTGGAAAACCCCAAAATCGCGGTGCCGTCTTACGTCTTCACGTCCGACGGACAGCTCTTGGGGAAATATTTTCGGGAAAACCGCAGTCCGGTCGAGTTCAGCGATCTGCCTCCGCACCTGATCGAAGCATTGCTGGCGACCGAAGACATCCGCTACCGCGAACATTCGGGCATCGATCCGGAGGCGTTGGGCAGTGTGGTGTACTATAGCCTGAAAGGAAAAAACCGGGGCGGCAGCACCATCACGCAGCAGCTTACCAAAAACCTGTACCGCACCCGTGGCGAAGAGGAGCAAGGTTACCTGTCCAGCGTAAGCGGACTCGGCACCCTGATCTACAAACTTAAAGAGTGGATCTTGTCAGTCAAGATTGAGCGGGCCTATACGAAAGAAGAGATCCTCACGATGTACCTGAACACGGTGGCCTTCGGCAGTGAGGCGTACGGGGTGAAAACCGCCGCTAAGACTTATTTCAGCAAATCGCTCGACAGCCTGACTGTAGAAGAGGCCGCCACTCTGGTCGGTCTTCTGAAAGCCACCACAACCTACAATCCGCTGATTCACCCCGACCGCTCACGAGAGCGACGTAACGTGGTACTGGCGCAAATGGCCAAATACGGTTACCTCTCGGCTGCGGAGGCCGACTCGTTGCAAGCGCTTCCGCTGGTGGTCGAACCCACGCTGGAACGCGTGGCCGATGGGCCTTCGGGCTATTACCGCCATGCGTTGCAACAGAACCTGGAGGCATGGTGCGAAGAAAACGGCTACGATTTGTATACCGACGGCCTGATGATTTACACGACGCTCGATTCGCGCGTTCAGGCCCATGCCGAAGCGGCCGTCAAAAAACGCATGTCGCAGTTGCAAGGTGTATTCAACGAACACTGGCGCGGGCAAAATCCCTGGATCGATGGTCGCAAGCGAGAGATTCCTAATTTCATCGAACAGGCCGCGCAGCGCACCAAAACGTACAAGTATCTCGCTGAGTCGTTAAAAGGCGATTCGGTGGCAATCTGGCGCGCCATGAACGAGCCCCATCCCATGCGTATCTTCACCTGGAACGGCGAAGTTGATACGACCCTGAGTACCCTGGACTCGCTTCGCTACTACAAGAAATTGCTGCATACGGGCTTTATGGCGATGGACCCTTACAACGGACACATCAAAGCGTGGGTCGGTGGCATTGATTACGGGCATTTTCAGTACGATCACGTGCAGCAGGCCAAGCGCCAACCCGGTTCTACGTTTAAACCGTTTGTGTACGCCGCCGCGTTGGAAGAAGGCTATTCGCCCTGCGATCGGTTTGTAGACCAGCCCGTTACGGTACGCTATCTGGAAAATGGTGAGAAAAAAGCGTGGTCCCCGCGCAATGCCGACTGGGTGTTCTCGGGTCGTTCCATGTCGCTGCGGTGGGCCATGGCCAAGTCGGTGAACAGCATTACGGCCCAGCTTACCGAGAAAATCGGGTGGGACACGGTGGCCGATTACGCCCGCCGGATGGGCATTGACAGTCCGCTCGAAGAAGTGCCTTCCATTGGGTTGGGCTCCAGCGATGTCTCCGTGTACGAAATGGTAGGGGCTTACGGCACCTTTGTCAACGGGGGAGTATGGACCCAGCCGATTCTGTTGGCGCGCATCGAAGACCGCCACGGCAACCTGATTCACGAGTTTGTGGCCCCACGCCGCCGGGCGATCAGTGAAGAGACGGCTTACCTGATGACGTACATGCTGCGCGGCACGTTGGAAGAGCCCGAAGGGACCGCACAAGGGCTGTGGGCGTACGACGTTCACCGCGGTAACCAGATTGGTGGCAAAACCGGCACGTCGTCGAACTACTCGGATGGGTGGTTCATCAGCGTCACCAAAGACCTGATTGCAGGCACCTGGGTCGGCGCAGAAGACCGTTCTGTGCACTTCCGGACCTCGTCCCTGGGCGAAGGTGGTAAAACAGCGCTGCCCCTGGTCGGAGAGTTCCTGGAGCAGGTGTACGACGACGACAGCTTGGGCTATGCCTTCGGGAAGTTCAACAAGCCTGAGGCGGAAATCAAAAAACAGTACCAGTGCCCGACCATCATTCCGGAACCGATCGACATAGCGATCGATTCGGTCGTCATCGAGGCCAAGCGAGTACAGCCGTTGCCGCTTGGTCCTACTCAGGCCAAAGCAGAACCTGCGTTACCGGTGGTCGGTGGCATCCGTAGCATCGTCCAGACAGAAGGTAATCGTGCTGTCCGCAACCAGGAGTGA